GAGCGGGGCGGCAACCTTTCCTCCGGCGAACGCCAGCTGCTGGCGGTGGCGCGGGTGGCGATCCGCGACCCGTCGGTGCTGGTGATGGACGAGGCCACGGCCTTCATGGATCCCTCCACCGAGGCCACCCTGCAGCGGGACCTGGACACCCTGCTCAGCGGCCGCACCGCCATCGTCATCGCCCACCGCCTGGCCACCGTCGAGGCGGCCGACCGCATCCTGGTGCTGCGCCGCGGCCGCCTGATCGAGCAGGGCAACCACCGGGAGCTCCGGGCCGTCGGCGGGCTCTACGCGCAGCTGGCGGAACTGCAGGAGAAGGGACTGGCCACGCTCTGAGGCCCGGACGGCTGGGCCGGCAGGGCCAGGTCGTCCTCCAGCCAGGCGTCGATCAGGGCCGCCAGCTCGCGGGGGGTCTCGACCATCGGCAGGTGGCCCACCCCGGAGAGGATCGCCAGCTGGTGGTCGGGGCTGTAGCCGGCCAGATGACGCACGTAGCGGGGCTCCATCACCTGGTCGCGGCTGCCGGCGATCCAGAGGCTGGGCACCGTGAGCGCCGCGGCCAGCCTCGGCAGCTGCCGCACGGCGCCCCGGTTGGTGCTGCAGGCCAGCAGTCCCCGGGCGGCGCGGTCGTCGGCCAGCAGCGGGCTGCGGATCGCCCCCGTGCCGGGCAGCCGGGCCAGCCAGGCCGGCCGCCAGCGGACGAAGGCGGCCCCGCCCCGACGCACCCGGGCGAAGGGGCGGGGCTGGAACACACCGCCCCCTGCCGCGATCTGCACCAGGCCCCGCAGCTGCCCCCCCAGCAGGGGCGCCGCATGCAGCGCCACGCTGCCCCCCAGGGAGTGGCCCAGGAGCACCACCGGTCGCCCGGCGGCCTCCCGCTGGACGGCCTCCGCCAGCCAGCGCCCATAGCTGGCCAGGCTGGCCTGCAATCCCCTGGGCCGGTCGCTGGCGCCGAACCCGGGCAGGTCGGGGCACCACAGCGTCCAGCGGGGCGCCAGTTCCTGCCGCAGCGGGTGCCACAGACGCCCCGCCAGCAACCAGCCGTGCACGCCCACCAGCAGGGGGGACACGGGCGTCACCGATGCCGGCGCCGCCTGGGTCCGATCGGAGCCGGTGAAGGGGACGCCCAGGAGGGTTGCCGCGTCAATCCCCCACCCTGCCGCAGTCCGGCCGGCATCCGTCAGGATCTTCAGAACGCGTAGCCCTCTCGCCGTGCCCGGGACCCTTCCGCTGATGACCGACCTCTACGGGCCGGGGCACCGCCTCTGCGCCTGCCCCAACCCCAGCCTGGAGCTGGTGCTCAGCCAGGCGCGGCCGATCGATCTGATCGAGCTCGAGGCGCTCTGCGACGCGGTGGGCTGGAGCCGCCGCCCGTTGCGGCGCGTGCGCAAGGCCCTCCAGCACAGCCTGCTCCAGGTGGGGCTCTGGCGCCATGACGCCCGCCTGCCGCGGCTGGTGGGCTTCGCCCGCTGCACCGGCGACGGGGTGGTGGAGGCCACCGTCTGGGATGTGGCGGTCCATCCCCGCTACCAGGGGGCCGGCCTGGGCAAGGAGCTGATGGACTACGTGCTCGAGCAGCTTCGGGGCATGGGCATCGACCGGGTGAGCCTGTTCGCCGACCCCGACGTGGTGGGCTTCTACGCCGCTCAGGGCTGGGAGCTGGAGCCGCTGCAGCGCCGCTGCGCCTTCTGGTATGCCCCCTGAGGCCCGGGGCCGTAGTAGCGGGCGGCCAGCTGCTCCACCGGCATGCCGCGGCGCCAGTCGCGCCGCAGGCGGGCATTGGCCAGCATCGTCTGCCACACCCCCAGCCTGCGCCAGCGCCGGCCACTGACCCGCAGGGCCGGTGCCATCAGGGCGATCCTGGCCAGGGGCCGCAGCCGCTGCAGGAACTCCAGGTCCTCCATCAGGGGCAGCGAAGCGATGCCACCGGCGGCGTCGTGCAGGTGCCGGGCCAGCAGCAGCCCCTGGTCGCCGTAGGGCAGCTGGCGCCAGCGGCTGCGCAGCTCCACCGCCAGCTCCACCAGCCGCAGGGCCGGATCGTCGCCGGCGATGCGCAGCCGGAAGGCCCAGGCGGTGGAGGCACCGTCGCCGATCGCGGCGGCCAGGGCCTCGGCCCATCCCGGCGGCAGGCGCACGTCCGCGTGCAGCAGCAGCAGCCACGGGGCCGTGCTGCGGGCCACTCCGGCGGCCATCTGCCCGCCGCGGCCGCCCCCCTCGCGCAGCACCAGCGCGCCGGCCAGGGCGGCCAGCCGCGGGGTGGCGTCCCGGCTGCCCCCATCCACCACCAGCACCTCCCGGACCAGGGCCGGCGCCGTGGCCAGATCGGCGAGCAGCATCGGCAGGCCCCGGGCCTCGTTGAGGGCGGCGATCACCACGCTCAGGGGCGGACTCATCGCCAGCGGTCCAGGTCGGCGGGGCGGTCGAGATCGTGGCGTTCCGCCAGCAGCGCCGTGCTCAGCCCCGCCTTCCGGGCCAGCTGCAGGGTCTGCTCCAGCACCCGGTCGCTGCCCCAGTCGAGGCCGCTGAACACCTGGGGTGTCGCCCGGCGCCGGCCGATCAGCCAGTAGCCCCCGTCGCCGGCGGGGCCCAGAACCAGGGCGCTGTGCTCAAGGGCCCGGAACGCGGCCAGCAGGTCGTCGGCCGCCAGCTCCGGCAGGTCGCTGCCGATCAGCACCACCGCCGCGGCCCCCTCCCGCCAGCCGCGCTGCATCTGGCGCTGCATCCGCAGGCCGAGGCTGCCCGGCCCCTGGTCGACCACCCGGTCGACACCGAGCCGGTGTCCCCAGCGGGCCGCCGCCCCGGGGGCCAGGCCGCTGGTGGCCAGCACCAGCCGCAGGCCAGCCCCGGGGCGACCACTGGCGCCGGAGGCGGCCATGGCGCGGCGGGCTTCGGCGGCGGCGGCCAGCCCGTGCTGGGTGAGGCGGGCCTGGATCGCGGCCGCCCGCCCGGTCCCCACGCCGGGGACGAGGCGGCTCTTGCAGCGACCCGGCGCCGGCCAGCGGGCCAGCATCACCAGCTGGGGGGGGCCGGTCCCCAGGCCCTGCGGTGGTCTCAACCCTCGCGCGGCAGTTCGGCGGGACGCACGGTGAGGTTCTGACGGGAGCCGTTGCGCTGCACGGTGATGGTCAGCGGCTCGCCCACCTTGCCCCGGTCGACGGCCAGCTGCACCTCCGAGGCGTTCTTCACCGCCTTGTCGCCCACCTTCTCGATCAGGTCGCAGGGCTTCAGGCCGCCCCGGGCCGCCGGGCTGTTGGCCATCACCTCGACCACCACCACGCCGTTCACCTCCGGCAGGCGGCACTCGTTGGTGGTGGCATTGATCTCCTTGGCCAGCTGGGGGGTGAGGGCCTGCAGGCGCACCCCGATGTAGGGGTGGCTGGCGTAGCCGCGCTCCAGGATCTGGGCGGCGATCTGGCGGGCCGTGTTGATCGGGATCGCGAAGCTCAGGCCCGCCCCCGGCGCCTGGCGGATGGCGGTGTTGATGCCGATCACCTGGCCCCGGTCGTTGATCAGGGGACCGCCGCTGTTGCCGGGGT
This genomic stretch from Cyanobium gracile PCC 6307 harbors:
- a CDS encoding alpha/beta fold hydrolase; the protein is MTPVSPLLVGVHGWLLAGRLWHPLRQELAPRWTLWCPDLPGFGASDRPRGLQASLASYGRWLAEAVQREAAGRPVVLLGHSLGGSVALHAAPLLGGQLRGLVQIAAGGGVFQPRPFARVRRGGAAFVRWRPAWLARLPGTGAIRSPLLADDRAARGLLACSTNRGAVRQLPRLAAALTVPSLWIAGSRDQVMEPRYVRHLAGYSPDHQLAILSGVGHLPMVETPRELAALIDAWLEDDLALPAQPSGPQSVASPFSCSSASCA
- a CDS encoding GNAT family N-acetyltransferase, which translates into the protein MTDLYGPGHRLCACPNPSLELVLSQARPIDLIELEALCDAVGWSRRPLRRVRKALQHSLLQVGLWRHDARLPRLVGFARCTGDGVVEATVWDVAVHPRYQGAGLGKELMDYVLEQLRGMGIDRVSLFADPDVVGFYAAQGWELEPLQRRCAFWYAP
- a CDS encoding TIGR04283 family arsenosugar biosynthesis glycosyltransferase, encoding MSPPLSVVIAALNEARGLPMLLADLATAPALVREVLVVDGGSRDATPRLAALAGALVLREGGGRGGQMAAGVARSTAPWLLLLHADVRLPPGWAEALAAAIGDGASTAWAFRLRIAGDDPALRLVELAVELRSRWRQLPYGDQGLLLARHLHDAAGGIASLPLMEDLEFLQRLRPLARIALMAPALRVSGRRWRRLGVWQTMLANARLRRDWRRGMPVEQLAARYYGPGPQGAYQKAQRRCSGSSSQP
- a CDS encoding TIGR04282 family arsenosugar biosynthesis glycosyltransferase; this translates as MRPPQGLGTGPPQLVMLARWPAPGRCKSRLVPGVGTGRAAAIQARLTQHGLAAAAEARRAMAASGASGRPGAGLRLVLATSGLAPGAAARWGHRLGVDRVVDQGPGSLGLRMQRQMQRGWREGAAAVVLIGSDLPELAADDLLAAFRALEHSALVLGPAGDGGYWLIGRRRATPQVFSGLDWGSDRVLEQTLQLARKAGLSTALLAERHDLDRPADLDRWR